Part of the Acidimicrobiia bacterium genome is shown below.
ACCGATCGTGGGGTGACCTTTATTGGCCCTCCGCCAGAAGCTATTGAGGTTATGGGCGACAAAATTAGTGCCCGTTTGGCCGCTGAAAATGTTGGGGTGCAAGGCGTCCCCGGCACTACTGATTTCATTACCGACCCGGCGCAAGTACAGGCCTTTGGCCAAGAACACGGTTACCCCATAGCCATCAAAGCGGCTTACGGCGGGGGCGGCCGCGGCATGAAGGTGGTGGCCAGCGAAGAATCGATTGAAGAAGCTATTGAGTCTGCGCAACGGGAATCGTTGGCTTACTTTGGGCGTGATGAGATTTACATGGAGCGCTATCTAACTGCTCCTCGGCACATTGAT
Proteins encoded:
- a CDS encoding ATP-grasp domain-containing protein encodes the protein MFNKVLIANRGEIAVRVIRACQEMGIATVAVYSDLDREALHTRLADEAYALPGQTAAETYLDTEAILAIIERSGADAVHPGYGFFSENADFARAITDRGVTFIGPPPEAIEVMGDKISARLAAENVGVQGVPGTTDFITDPAQVQAFGQEHGYPIAIKAAYGGGGRGMKVVASEESIEEAIESAQRESLAYFGRDEIYMERYLTAPRHID